ACTTTCTTAACAGCCATCTAAACTAGCAATATAAAAAGCACAAACGCAAGCCGGTTACAAAGAGTAAATGGAAGGTACAGCTTGCATATTCTGGCCTTGTTATGCACTAGGTGTTCTaagaaatatctgtatttttctgtttctttagacTATTTCAGTGCTGTTATTAGCCTCACTATCCCTTTTTTTGATGGGCCCAGccagcttttcctttttctgtgtatttctagATGTGCCTCTATATCTCAGAAGCTGTTCCAATTCTGAATTCCCGTACTTCACATTCCTGCTGTAGCCATTCCTTTCTGAATAAGTTTTCTTGTACCTGTTTCTGCCTGGGTGGGTCAAGCACtctgtcctcttctttctttattttttttgctaaCAGAGGCCGGCTACTCTTAATTCTTTATCTGTTTCAAATTCCTCTCCGTGCACATCAGCTTTCTGTTATGAATGCTGATACCTGAGGTGCAGCTCTAAGCTGCTTTCCGCTGGATTCTGTCACCTCCTCTTCTTCTACCTCACCCTGACAGCTTCACAACTTGCTCCATCTACACTCCAACCTTTGCCACCAAATTTAGGTGTTGCTTATCTAAAGTGTGTTTTTTATAGCTCTCTGGGAGTTCCAGTTCTTCAGCCTCTTCCTCTTGGTATGTTCTGTCTTTCATGATTTCCCTGAGTCtcataagactttttttttttaattataattttatttttatttatttttggctgcgttgggtctttgtctgcacacaggctctctccagttgcagtgagcgggctctaggcacgtgggcttcagtagttatggctcacaggctctagagtgcaggctcagcagttgtggcacacgggcttagttgctccacagcatgtggggtcttcccggatcggggcacgaacccatgtcccctgcgttggcaggcagattctgaacctctgcgctaccagggaagcccttgtaagACTCTTGACAGAGCTCTGGACTTGTTTCTTAGCTTTTCTCTCACCCTGCTGCATCTCTCATTGCACCTGGGCCCTGCTTTGTGTCATTTTCATAGTGATCCTGAGTACTGATGTCCCACCTTCAGTGTTTATTGCTCATCCTGTCCGCAGGTTATCTTCACGTCTGTCGTTTAGCTCATGCTGCTCCCTGAGCCTCTGGTCAACCTGTGCATATATCCGTCTTCTGAGTATTTTCAGATTCAGATTCCAGTTATGCCTCCCAACTCTCTCTGAAGCAAAACTTATGGCCCTCCCTTTTTCCAAGGAACTTTCTTGCTGCAATCTCCACACCCATTTCCATCTTTCTCATATTTCACTTCCTGTGTTCCAACTTTAGGGGTGTGTTTTCTACTCTCTCACTAATTAATTTTCCCCTCTTTCCGTTGTCTTCCTGTTCTAATTAAGAGTgcacatttcttcttcctttgattctttcattcaggtttctttttccctttatgtATCTTCAATGTATAAGCCTCCATTTCTACATGCCTGCttacatatattctttataaGCTCTTCTCAACCTTTGTCACACTTCTTCTCTTGCTTCTCTTTATTGCTGCTCATGGCAAAATTCTGCTTCTCCCAATTTTCAAAAGACTCTTATGAACTCTTCATATTTAATTAACCCAAACTAAATTTCCTGAACCCTAGGTTCCAGTTCTCAATGCAAAACCCTAAAACACAAAATACATTCATTCCACTAATTAAAAATCAGATACTAAAAACTCTGGTTTTCTTGTTGGCCCTCAGCCCAAAACCCTTcccagtaaacaaacaaacaaaaccccaaaaaacccaaaaccaaaccgAAACAAAAAACTATGAGCATCTGTCTTTCGTCATCAAAATAACTCAAATTCCACACTTAATAAACTTTGAAGACAGGGATGTGGTTCAAGTCCCTATTGAGTTACTGGCTATGTAACTTTAGCCAAATGATCTAACCTCTCATTGATAAATGGGAACATCTTTGTCTCCCTGGTTTTGAGAATTTAATTAACTAACTTGCAAATAATCTAATCTAGGGGTTGGCTAACAGGGTATGCCTGTGGGCCAAGCCCGGCCTCTAGCAAGTTTTGGTAAAGTTTAATTGGAACATAGCCCATGCTCATTCATTATTCTACAGCCATTTCTCACTGCAATGTTAGAGTATTTAGGAGAGACATTATGATTTGCAAAACCTATCTACACAGAAGAAGCATGCCAACCCCTTGTCTTAAGTCACTGTGATGAGAATTCTCTTGTTAAAAGGAAATAGATCACTACTTCTCTGTCCACAGCATGACAGAAAAAATAGGAGAATGTCTTCCTACCACTCATACAGACACTGAACTATCTTCTAAAAGAATATGGATAAAAACCAAACTTCACAATAGTTTCCATAACTGTAATCCAGCTTATATATGATAGAGTGCCaggtaagtaaaataaaaacttaaatagaCAGTTTTACCTATTTCTTGGTTGGCTTCCGGCATCCTTTTCTCCTCAGTCAAACATTTTAACCAGTcttcttttgtactttttattcctgaaactatttaaatattcattttcagatcTCTAGATATTGCTATTCATCTCTTTTAGTACTATAATGAAGGAAAACCATGTAAGCCTAAATTAGATTTTAGAAGGCATCAGATATATTCACACATAACTAAAAAGGGCATGGAAAAATGCTTTCTCCCCTATGACGTGCCTGAATCTCACAATTTAAAAGTTTACCTTCATTATGTAATTATGTTTCTCCCACTTGGGCTGAACACCAACACATCTCAAGATACTTAAGGGCACATGAGACAGAATGTACCTCACACTGCTGCTGCACCCACTTCCAACCAGGCCCTCAAGATTCTAAGGATCTAGTTTGAAGAACCAAGTGTAATCACCAGTACTTTACAAAATGAATTTTATACTCTATATACTCATATATCCCTACCAACTTCCAAGAAAAAGTACCTTATTTACATTGTAATTTTATGCACCCAAACAGATACTGTCTGAACACAGTACAGGAAAAACTACGATTTCCATTCAAATCCTTTAGTTTTCCAATCTGGGTTTCTCAACACACCGTTTTACATATACTATCCACAACCCATAAATGTTTCCTTCTACCACAAATAATGAGTCCTCTATTTTCTCCTTCCATCTTGCACTACATTGAGAATTCTATCCTTCGGCTAACCAACAGTCATGATTTCCATTCGGGTTTGGTAACTCAACAATGGACAACACTGCTTCCAAGATCCTCCCATTGCATACTTCATGAGTAGACTAGAAGGTACCACTTCAGTGATAACACAATCACCAACTGCTTCAAAGATGACTATAAGGCAAACCACTTCCGTGTGTACAAAAAGATTTCATTAACATTACATATCTCCTAACACTTAGACCAAAATTTCAAATTCACAGGGCTTTGAAACTGCAAGTCCCAAAAGAGAATGAACAAAGGCAAGACCTGAAATAATGTACACTTGATGCTTTTCTGACTTAGCACAAAGAGTGCTAAGTCACTTCTTGGCACAAAAGGAAATCTTTGTATTTGGCAAACCTTACAATTTTATATACCTCTTACCTTTAATGTGaatgtaatataatttaaaataagtggGACACAAACTTAAAACAAATATTGCCCAATGAACCATCAACTTACTGAGAAAACTAAATACTAAGTAAAGGCAAAATGCATTTAAGTCTCTCCTAGCTACAGGGAAGTCAGGAGAGATGCTCTGTCACTTGCTGAACTACAGTATTACAATGTTGCAGACACCATCAAAAAAAATCATACTGGACCTTGCACAGGAGCTTGCTCCTTCCTAGGAGTAGATGGCAGATCATTCTGGTCTTTAACAGGGTTTGTATTCTTAAATAGTCCATCTGGACATAATTTAAACTCCAGCATGCTTAGTTTCTCTGTGGCATCTTTCACAGGTAAAAGGGTCTTAGGTTTATTTTCTGGTCTCTTTTCTTTATTAAGCTTCCTGGGTGAACTGTCTAATTTCGTGAGACAAATGCGCTCACGTTCAGTGCATTTAAATGCAACTCTATTCAGATACAGTTTCCTTTGATCCTTTGCTTGGGAAGCCATTTGGCAGAATTCAACGTCATTATTTACATTACTTAAATTTTTGTCTAATTTGGTTTTATCAATCCACATTTTATCAGGTTGCTTTCCACCAACTGTTCCTTTAATATTCCTTGAAATGTATGTTTTAGACTCCTTGGAATTATGGGCTTTGAGGTTTTTACCATGGCTTGTACCAGTATTTAATGATTCCTTAGAGGTCTGTACACTGCCATTGTGTCTCTCATTTGATCTCCCACAACTTCCCACTCGCGTAGAAAGTTTATTTGATCTCATATACTGAGAATCACATGGTACATTTTTCAGGtagtttttctttaatgtttctttaTGCTTCTGCCTTGATAAATACTCCTTTGGTGACAGAACTCTATTAATTTTAGAGGAGCTATCCATAGAGCCTGAGGACTTAACATTTGACACTGTCTTTTCTTTAATCCTGGCTCTTTCACCTGTGGTTGAGAAAAGGTTACAGAATTTAAATGCACCACCTCCCACATTCTTATTCTGCTCTTGtttatcatatttctttttctttatctctgaatCAAGTATGCTCCCTTCATCTAACttcttttccaaaactttttGTTTAGAGCTACCtgctttcaattttctcttttccgGTGATATTGACTGTACCAAAGAACCATTCTTCACATgcaaatctttatttttacttgtcaAAAAACCCATCTTTGGTTTTAGTGGTCGTAAGTTTTGTGCCATGAGCTTCCTCTGCAGGCTCTCTTGAGAAAATTTTGCAGTTTTGTTAGTGGAGTGAAAAGTTACCTCATGaaattgcagttttctttttcttttgtgactcTGCAAAGAATCTGGCTTTTTATCACCTTTAGATAAAAAGTGACCAGATAATTCTTGTTCTGTCCTTAATGAGCTGTTATGTTCTGATTTGGATTTATCTTTTATATTCCTGTCTTGCTCtgtttcaggaaaatattttttctcaattgGACAAGTCAGAGGAATCTTCAGCTGATTATTTGGAGGACTGTTAAATGCAATAGGAACATCTCTGACAGAGGTTCTCTCTTCTTGTTTATAACCGTTAGTCTCCAAAGGAGAACGTggatctttccctttttcttcctttgaagttGAGTTCTTAGTGGAATTACACTGGCATTGAGGTACTCCTTCATAAACCATAGAGAGCCACCCCAATGCACAGCAACGGACATCATCTTTTTCTGAATCCAGTATTACACAATCACAGGTTTCTTCAACTGCATGTGCTTGTGGGTCACACTGGTTCCCTTCTTTTGTGACAGGCTTTTCTTTCTGAGGCTCTGTCAGTTTGTCTACCTCGTTGGGTTGATCATCCTGTTCAGGAAATAATTCTTTCATTTGCTCTGAATTTAATATTGTAATTTGTATCTGGTCTGTTGAGTCTTTGCAGTCACAACCAGTTTTATTACAAGTTTGAGCTTTTGAGATTTGGTGTGCCATTTGTTGGACCACAAAACCTTCATGCACGTTCACAGGTTCAATACCATAGGGAAACTCTTTTAAAAGTTCTGACAGCTGATCATGTAGGTATAAGATCGATGTCTTATCTTCGAGATTCTCATTTGTTGTAGGATCCTGGGCTGCTTCCTGAGGGTAACTATCCCGCTGAATAGCAGCTGGTGAACACATATCATTAGCCATGCTTTCATTTTTAGTGATATGCTCCAAACTGCTTTCCTCTGGAATTCCACTCTTTGCTCCAATGTACTTCAAAGTCGATGGTTCTGGGGGTTGCAGTGACTCTGACTGATCAGTTATTTTATGTGAAACATCTGTGCACTGTACAAAATTATCTTTTTGAAAGTCAACGTCTTTATTCCCAGTGATATTGTCAAATTGTTCATTTTGTCTACTATTCATTACTTGGTGATTGGGTAGAGCTTTCTGTGGCTCAACCTTTTGCAAAGAGGGCAAGCTGAATATCTCTGCTATTTGGGAATTATAAGAGGTATCACCTTCAACAAGAGAACAAATACTGCCAATCTGTAATACATCTCTGCCCACAATATCACTGTCCTTTGATAGATATGAGGTTTGCTGATCACTCACAGGATACTGGATATCTGGTTCTAATTTGTTATGCTTTCCTTGATTGGTATTAGGGGTGACTTCTGAATTAGTATTAGTTGACTCACTTTGCTTATCCTTCTGAATTAGTGGGAAAATCTTGGTGCTTGTGGTACTTGTCACTGGTTCATTAACGTTCAAAGCAGCAGTATTTTCTGAGGATTTGTTTTGTAAGCTACAAACACTGCCTTCTTTAATAACTGGATACATTGTTTCAGGTAAAGCTTCAGGTGTTATACCTTTGACAGACAATGTTTTGACATCTGAAAGAATTAAGGGTGATACTACAGCAATCCCCTTTGTAGTAGTTGCTCCTGAAGACTCATAATTCTGTGCTACCGTTGATAAAACTGTGTCTTGTGAGCTGTTTACAATTTTATTCTGAGAATTTACCACAGCTGAAAATGGACTCTTCTCATAGATGTCCGCAGGCTTTGAAATTCCAACTGctgctgtgggtttttttgaCTCATTACACTGTTTTTCTTCCGTAGGTTCTGAAGGTTGCTTTTTCCACAAAGACAGACATGTTGCTAGCAAGTCCATGGAAAAGTGAGAGTCACTTTTAGAAGACATTCCATTGAAGGATTTATGCTCAAAGCAAGAAGAGTTGTTTGATATCTTGGCATTTATATTACAAGTAGTTGGAGTACCTGGAGTTTCCATGGTTTTCAAATTCACTTGGTTACCAGTGTTCTGGATATTTGGATTCATTTCAAAACTATGCAGTTTAGAATCATGAATACGTTCATTAGtatcttttaataatttcttctgagttttatttCCAGATGCAAGTAAACTGAGAATCAGCCTATTTTTATTTGGATACTTTGAAACATATTCCTCAAAGGATGTAGACTGAGGAAGAGAAGTTGCTTCAGAATTTGTTGGCACATTTTGTGCAACGTTGACTAAATTTCCTGATGAAAACTGGGTGTTATTTAATATTGCCTGGGTAATCTCAACAGTTGACGTCTTTAAAGAACTCACAACTTGCGAACAGCCAGAACTTAGTAAAACAGAATTGACTTGGTTAAAATTTCTGTCCTGAAGGTTGGAATTCAATGTATTGTGTGTTCTATTTGTTTCTTCTGCAGATTCCATTACTGTTGGTGGTTTATCCTCCACAGTATCTGGAGGGCCTAGGGTTACCTGTGGTCCAGACTGGATTTTGGCAGTTTGTTTCAGAGACAACCCACAATTTTGAGCTGATTCACTGTAAGAGGTATTAGTTGTTTTAATACAACCTGCTGCCATCaaaagatttttattaattttaattttccttgcaAGGTCCgaaaacttcttttttatttctactaaTGTTTTAATATCCCTCACTAACTTTTCTTTTGTGGCACTTGTGTCCAGTACTTGATTTGAAGTTAGATTTTGAGAATCCACTCTTTTCTCTTGATTATTTTGAGTAAGAGCCTGAACACCATCCACGTAAGATCTAACAGGTTCATTAAAAGGCTGATTGATATTTACTCTCAAGTTACAGGAATTTCCCATTGTGCTGAAATTTTCATTAAGGTTTTGCCACTGCTGCTGAAAGCCTCTACAAAAGTCTTTCCTCATTTCAGGTAAGTGCATTTCTTGactctgaggaacttccatagaAGTGTGTTTAACAACATGCTGAGTACTTTGCAGAGGCTGGCTTGCATACCTACAGTCATAAGGAGGAGGAGGTCTTCTGTCAGTTTGAGTAACCGCATACTGATATGACGGTCCAGTTGCAATCTGCTTTGACTGTAAAGTCAGGGCAGGATTTGGAGATTGACTATTTTTAACTTGTGATGATACAGATGACATAGGGGTTTGTTTCTGAAGAGTAGGCTCCGGCAAAAAGCTTTGTGATGAGTAACTATATTGCTTTGGAAGGGGCCTGTAATCTGGGTAAGTCAATCCACTGGATGCACACTGCTGTGCCCAATCAACCTGTTGCTCTGATACAGGTAGGTTAAGTCTCGGGTTTCCTTGGTAAGTTATAGGAACTCTTCCGGAATTAGAAGGGATCATTTGTAGTTGCATGGAATAGGTATCTGATGTTAGAAATTGATTCTGTAGTGCACGTACATTGGGCGTATTCGTTCCTAAACCAGTCTGATGAGATATAGTTGCCCCTGTATGAGAAAGCATAGAATTCCTCATTGGTGAGTTCAACCATACATCCTGTGTAACTCCTGAAGACATTTGCAAATCGTGATTTGGTTGTTTGGGTCCTTTAACATTTGCATATGTTATTCTTTCTACTGAAGTTTGTGAGGTCACAATGGTCCCACTATGCATATCAGAAATAGGgatttgttgaggagttttataatttctgaTGTTGAGCAGCGGCTGTGAAACTGGATTTAAATTACTGAGAAATAGGCACGGTTCTTGGTTACTTCCAGGATGGTTTAAAGAACTTTGAGATGCTGTGGTAAGTGTGTTTACTAAAGTTTGCTCCAAAAAAGATGCCTGTTTTTTAGGATACTGTGGTGGTAAGGTGACACTCTCTGATTTTGCATTCCAGTTCATTGTTGATTTGATGCAGTAGCAGTGTATTAAAAGCCAGCTGTTTTGAATGTCAGGAATCTGTAGGAAATAAAgatcttttattaaaaatctgtTTTGCCAGGTCAGAATTTCTAAGATAATTTTCTTAGTTTACCTTATCACCAATGCTGACTATGTCTAGCAAAATTCCTGAAACCTCAGACTAGAGAAAGCTTCATCTTTGATTTGGATAAGAGGAACAGCAGAGGAAGATGTAATAATAAATATGGCAAATGTCAATAAAATTTTCTGGTGTGTTCAACAGAAATTCATTCCACCCAATATAGTTAGTATTTTGTTTGTTACACTTAGGAGACAATTACTTTctgcatttacttattttaactAGCTCTTTATTCTAAGTAACCCATGatcactgtaaaaaataaaattaaaaaaaaatcaagcatatACTAAGAAGCCCTTACTACTGTCCATCTCCAATATCTAACTCCCTAGGGATACCTACTGTTACCTTTCTTTCAGaaaatttctatatataaaaaaacaccAATACATAGATAAAACCTCATCTTTTAAGACAAATGGAGTCATACCAAACATGCTGTCTACACAGCCTCATTTTCATTACTATACCTAGGATATCTTACCATTTCAACTACACATAATCTATCTCACTGTCTGCATAACATTCCACTTTCTGTGTATATCACCATTTAACCAtttctctattgatggacatttggttttcTTAAGTTTTTGCACTTATAAACTATCCTATACTAAGAATTCTTGTATTTATGCTTTTATATTTGTGCTGTTTATGGAAATTCCTACAAGTGAAATCAATATGTCAAAAGacactaaaattattttcataagcagtgacaaactgccttccaaaaagactgaaataatttaTACTCTCACCAACAGTACAGGGACATATCTAAAAACGGACAAATCTGTAACAATAAATGATAGGGCAAACAAACTTGACTTAAACGTATTAATAGTATACCAAAcaactgcagaatacacattctttccaatGCACATGGAATTTTTACCGGTACTGACCATATGGCTAGGCCATAAGCAAATCTCATTTTTGAAGGATTACAATAATTCAGATTAATTCACAGTGGAATTAATCTAGAAATTGT
The Globicephala melas chromosome 10, mGloMel1.2, whole genome shotgun sequence genome window above contains:
- the RESF1 gene encoding retroelement silencing factor 1 isoform X1; translated protein: MNWNAKSESVTLPPQYPKKQASFLEQTLVNTLTTASQSSLNHPGSNQEPCLFLSNLNPVSQPLLNIRNYKTPQQIPISDMHSGTIVTSQTSVERITYANVKGPKQPNHDLQMSSGVTQDVWLNSPMRNSMLSHTGATISHQTGLGTNTPNVRALQNQFLTSDTYSMQLQMIPSNSGRVPITYQGNPRLNLPVSEQQVDWAQQCASSGLTYPDYRPLPKQYSYSSQSFLPEPTLQKQTPMSSVSSQVKNSQSPNPALTLQSKQIATGPSYQYAVTQTDRRPPPPYDCRYASQPLQSTQHVVKHTSMEVPQSQEMHLPEMRKDFCRGFQQQWQNLNENFSTMGNSCNLRVNINQPFNEPVRSYVDGVQALTQNNQEKRVDSQNLTSNQVLDTSATKEKLVRDIKTLVEIKKKFSDLARKIKINKNLLMAAGCIKTTNTSYSESAQNCGLSLKQTAKIQSGPQVTLGPPDTVEDKPPTVMESAEETNRTHNTLNSNLQDRNFNQVNSVLLSSGCSQVVSSLKTSTVEITQAILNNTQFSSGNLVNVAQNVPTNSEATSLPQSTSFEEYVSKYPNKNRLILSLLASGNKTQKKLLKDTNERIHDSKLHSFEMNPNIQNTGNQVNLKTMETPGTPTTCNINAKISNNSSCFEHKSFNGMSSKSDSHFSMDLLATCLSLWKKQPSEPTEEKQCNESKKPTAAVGISKPADIYEKSPFSAVVNSQNKIVNSSQDTVLSTVAQNYESSGATTTKGIAVVSPLILSDVKTLSVKGITPEALPETMYPVIKEGSVCSLQNKSSENTAALNVNEPVTSTTSTKIFPLIQKDKQSESTNTNSEVTPNTNQGKHNKLEPDIQYPVSDQQTSYLSKDSDIVGRDVLQIGSICSLVEGDTSYNSQIAEIFSLPSLQKVEPQKALPNHQVMNSRQNEQFDNITGNKDVDFQKDNFVQCTDVSHKITDQSESLQPPEPSTLKYIGAKSGIPEESSLEHITKNESMANDMCSPAAIQRDSYPQEAAQDPTTNENLEDKTSILYLHDQLSELLKEFPYGIEPVNVHEGFVVQQMAHQISKAQTCNKTGCDCKDSTDQIQITILNSEQMKELFPEQDDQPNEVDKLTEPQKEKPVTKEGNQCDPQAHAVEETCDCVILDSEKDDVRCCALGWLSMVYEGVPQCQCNSTKNSTSKEEKGKDPRSPLETNGYKQEERTSVRDVPIAFNSPPNNQLKIPLTCPIEKKYFPETEQDRNIKDKSKSEHNSSLRTEQELSGHFLSKGDKKPDSLQSHKRKRKLQFHEVTFHSTNKTAKFSQESLQRKLMAQNLRPLKPKMGFLTSKNKDLHVKNGSLVQSISPEKRKLKAGSSKQKVLEKKLDEGSILDSEIKKKKYDKQEQNKNVGGGAFKFCNLFSTTGERARIKEKTVSNVKSSGSMDSSSKINRVLSPKEYLSRQKHKETLKKNYLKNVPCDSQYMRSNKLSTRVGSCGRSNERHNGSVQTSKESLNTGTSHGKNLKAHNSKESKTYISRNIKGTVGGKQPDKMWIDKTKLDKNLSNVNNDVEFCQMASQAKDQRKLYLNRVAFKCTERERICLTKLDSSPRKLNKEKRPENKPKTLLPVKDATEKLSMLEFKLCPDGLFKNTNPVKDQNDLPSTPRKEQAPVQVSGIKSTKEDWLKCLTEEKRMPEANQEIDDNVLANSRLSKRSFSADGFETLQNPVKDSKAMFQTYKKMYMEKRSRSLGSSPLE
- the RESF1 gene encoding retroelement silencing factor 1 isoform X2 translates to MNWNAKSESVTLPPQYPKKQASFLEQTLVNTLTTASQSSLNHPGSNQEPCLFLSNLNPVSQPLLNIRNYKTPQQIPISDMHSGTIVTSQTSVERITYANVKGPKQPNHDLQMSSGVTQDVWLNSPMRNSMLSHTGATISHQTGLGTNTPNVRALQNQFLTSDTYSMQLQMIPSNSGRVPITYQGNPRLNLPVSEQQVDWAQQCASSGLTYPDYRPLPKQYSYSSQSFLPEPTLQKQTPMSSVSSQVKNSQSPNPALTLQSKQIATGPSYQYAVTQTDRRPPPPYDCRYASQPLQSTQHVVKHTSMEVPQSQEMHLPEMRKDFCRGFQQQWQNLNENFSTMGNSCNLRVNINQPFNEPVRSYVDGVQALTQNNQEKRVDSQNLTSNQVLDTSATKEKLVRDIKTLVEIKKKFSDLARKIKINKNLLMAAGCIKTTNTSYSESAQNCGLSLKQTAKIQSGPQVTLGPPDTVEDKPPTVMESAEETNRTHNTLNSNLQDRNFNQVNSVLLSSGCSQVVSSLKTSTVEITQAILNNTQFSSGNLVNVAQNVPTNSEATSLPQSTSFEEYVSKYPNKNRLILSLLASGNKTQKKLLKDTNERIHDSKLHSFEMNPNIQNTGNQVNLKTMETPGTPTTCNINAKISNNSSCFEHKSFNGMSSKSDSHFSMDLLATCLSLWKKQPSEPTEEKQCNESKKPTAAVGISKPADIYEKSPFSAVVNSQNKIVNSSQDTVLSTVAQNYESSGATTTKGIAVVSPLILSDVKTLSVKGITPEALPETMYPVIKEGSVCSLQNKSSENTAALNVNEPVTSTTSTKIFPLIQKDKQSESTNTNSEVTPNTNQGKHNKLEPDIQYPVSDQQTSYLSKDSDIVGRDVLQIGSICSLVEGDTSYNSQIAEIFSLPSLQKVEPQKALPNHQVMNSRQNEQFDNITGNKDVDFQKDNFVQCTDVSHKITDQSESLQPPEPSTLKYIGAKSGIPEESSLEHITKNESMANDMCSPAAIQRDSYPQEAAQDPTTNENLEDKTSILYLHDQLSELLKEFPYGIEPVNVHEGFVVQQMAHQISKAQTCNKTGCDCKDSTDQIQITILNSEQMKELFPEQDDQPNEVDKLTEPQKEKPVTKEGNQCDPQAHAVEETCDCVILDSEKDDVRCCALGWLSMVYEGVPQCQCNSTKNSTSKEEKGKDPRSPLETNGYKQEERTSVRDVPIAFNSPPNNQLKIPLTCPIEKKYFPETEQDRNIKDKSKSEHNSSLRTEQELSGHFLSKGDKKPDSLQSHKRKRKLQFHEVTFHSTNKTAKFSQESLQRKLMAQNLRPLKPKMGFLTSKNKDLHVKNGSLVQSISPEKRKLKAGSSKQKVLEKKLDEGSILDSEIKKKKYDKQEQNKNVGGGAFKFCNLFSTTGERARIKEKTVSNVKSSGSMDSSSKINRVLSPKEYLSRQKHKETLKKNYLKNVPCDSQYMRSNKLSTRVGSCGRSNERHNGSVQTSKESLNTGTSHGKNLKAHNSKESKTYISRNIKGTVGGKQPDKMWIDKTKLDKNLSNVNNDVEFCQMASQAKDQRKLYLNRVAFKCTERERICLTKLDSSPRKLNKEKRPENKPKTLLPVKDATEKLSMLEFKLCPDGLFKNTNPVKDQNDLPSTPRKEQAPVQDDNVLANSRLSKRSFSADGFETLQNPVKDSKAMFQTYKKMYMEKRSRSLGSSPLE